The window AAGCTTTAGGGGCCATGTATGTCATTGAAGGTTCTACATTGGGAGGGAATGTAATTGCCAAGCAGCTTTCGAAAACGGAAGGTTTTGATGCGGTGACTTTTAACTTCTTCGGATGCTATCAGGAAAATACAGGAGCCATGTGGAAGAACTTTAAGGAGGTTTTGGACACTGAAGTTTCAGAGGAAAAGTACGGAGAAGTGCTGTCTGGCGCGAAAAAGCTGTACTCATTTTTACTGAATGTCAACTAATTCCTTTTAATGCTAATAAATTTCCTGAAAAATTGTGCATTTTTTCAGGATTTATTAAATTTGGGAAGTTTCAAAATTAAATAGTAACTAAACAATAAATAATTAAAAAAGTAACAATATGAAAGTAACTGTAGTAGGTGCAGGCGCTGTAGGAGCAAGCTGTGCAGAATACATCGCAATGAAGAACTTCTGTTCAGAAGTAGTTTTGGTAGATATTAAAGAAGGGTTTGCTGAAGGTAAGGCAATGGATTTGATGCAGACAGCGTCGCTTAACGGATTCGATACAAAAATTACCGGAACAACAGGAGATTACAGCAAAACTGCAGGTTCTCATGTAGCCGTAATCACTTCAGGGATTCCAAGAAAACCTGGAATGACAAGAGAAGAGTTGATCGGTATCAATGCGGGTATCGTGAAAGAAGTTACTGAAAACTTAGTAAAACATTCTCCGGAAGTAATCATCATCGTAGTTTCTAACCCAATGGATACGATGGCTTATTTGGTACACAAAACTTCAGGTCTTCCTAAGCACAAAATCATTGGAATGGGTGGTGCATTAGACTCTGCAAGATTCAAATACAGATTGGCTGAAGCATTAGAAGCTCCAATTTCTGATGTTGATGGTATGGTAATCGCTGCTCACAGTGATACTGGTATGCTTCCATTATTGAGCAAAGCGACAAGAAATGGAGTTCCTGTAACTGAATTCTTGAACGATGACCAACAAAAATATGTTATCGAAGAAACTAAAGTAGGAGGGGCTACGCTTACTAAACTATTAGGAACTTCTGCTTGGTATGCACCAGGTGCAGCTGTTTCTGTAATGGTTCAGGCTATTGCTTGTGATCAAAAGAAAATGATCCCTTGTTCTTTAATGCTTGAAGGGGAATACGGTCAAAACGATATCTGTTTAGGAGTTCCGGCTATCATCGGAGCAAACGGAGTAGAATCAATCGTAAATGTAACATTAACTGCTGAGGAGCAATTGAAATTCGCTGAAGCTGCTAATGCAGTAAGAGAAGTGAATGGAGATCTTAAATTCTAATATACTGAATTTTTTATTTATATAGACCCCCGCGCCCGAAGGGCGCGGGGGTCTATTCATATGCTTTCATCAATATATAGCATGTTACTGCTATTTCTCTGACTTTCATATAGTCAGCATATTTATTGTCTGCTGTGCCTTCATCAATACAAACTTTCAAATTATTAGCATCAAATTTCATCTCCTGAATGGAGGTGTAAGTTTGATTTTCAGCTCTTTTAAGGCTTGCCATAAAATCGGCACATGTTGCTAGTTTGTTTTGATCTGAAGCTGATTTCCATTCAATAATAGTTTTATCATGAAGGTTTCCGTTTTTAGTCCATTCAGTTTCTGGATTAGTTTTTTGTGAACATGATAGTAAGGATAAAACGGATAAGAAGAATAGTTTTTTCATGATAATGACATTAGTATTCAAACTTAGAATATTTTATCAGAGGCAGATTACAGAAATCCATAAAAATTGATTTAAATATTTTCGGCGAGGCCAAAGGCCTCTCCGAAAATATTTTTATTTAATAAGTCATTTTGTTTTGAAATTCTGGATGTAATGAAGTGAAATGAAGAATTTAAACGACATATAAGATTCTTCCTTCATCAGAAAACAATATGTAAAACTATGTCTAAGTACCTTAATAAAAATCGTAGTACAAACTCCATTCACCAGTTTCTTTATTCTTGGCAAACATAAAACTTCCACTGTCAATCACATTCAGTTGAGCCTTGTTATCTGAAGAAACTTGGAAAACAAACTCAAAACCTTCTCCAAAACCATCTTTGAAGCCAATGCCCGGCTGGCAGAATGATGGATAACCACCCAATTTAGTACTGTAGCAGTGCTTAATGATATTATAATAACTGTTGAAATGTCCTTCTCTTTCAAGCTTAACAATTTCAGAGATTAATTTGTAATCTATATCCTCAATTCCGCCACCATCCCATAAAGGAGCGTCTTTAGGATATAATTCGGAGCGCAGTGGAAATGGTTTTAAGTAAGAAACCGGACTTTGTAAATCTTTGATGATAATATTCTCCAGACTATCATATTCTCTGATTAACCAGTTTTCCCCCATCTTCTCAAAAGTTTCTGGAAAGTCTTGAGAGATAAAGACTGTAATTAATTTTTTATCCTTGATCTGTTCAGGTACAAAAGGTTGGTTGGGAAGATAGAACTGGATAAGCGGCATCATTGGGTCACCATTTTTATCCAAAGGAATTTCTTCATCTTCAGCATAGGCAAATACCCGTCCGATCCATGATTCTTCCAAAATATTAAGAGGTCTGAAGCCGCCAGTAAAAAATTCTGTGGCAGGCTTCTCTATTTTATCTTTAATTTCTTGAATTCTGTTATCCATTTAGTTGTAATTTTAGTCTTCTTCTTTAAATTCATCCATCATCAAATTATGATACCCATTATATTCAGCTTTTTCTTTCTCTGTAAATGCATCAAGTTTCAATGTTAGGTTTTTAGCTTCTAAAGTGGAAATCTGTTGATTATGTTGAGTAAATGTAAAACATCCGAGATATGAAATTCCACTGTCTTTTAATTCTCTTATTTTCTTGCTCAGTTCCTGTTGGTTTAGAACGCCACAAGTAAGAGCAGCTTCTTTTATTTCGGTAATAGTCATAGTGATTGTTGATGTCTATTCAAAGATAAAAAATTGAATAAGGATAAAGAAATTAATATTGAATGGAACAGCGTTTTAAATTTCAGCAATTTTATCAAATAACCCGGGATAATTAACCACCAAACCATTCTCATCAACTAAAATATCAGATTTAAAGTCAGTCTGAAGATTGTTATAATGATAGGTATAAGTAGCAATTCTGGTATATTGCTGGGTAACAGGTTTGATGAGGTTATTCAGAACATCAATATAAATGACTTTGATTTGCTGAGTATCATTTTCAGCCAACTTTAGATTGTTGATGGGTAAAGTATTGGTAAAAGGAGTTAAAGAAATATCAATGAAGGGAAAACCATTAAAATCAGGATTGATTACATTGTTTATTTCCCATTCATTCTGCAGCTTTCTACCGGTTAATTTATTTTTGATTGTGTTAACCTCAGATTCAATGATAAACTCAAAGATATTCCAGTTAAGATCGATGATTAGCTGATAATCTACAGTATACATTTTGTCTTCATAGAAACCAATTATTTTTGATTCTACGATCAGGTTCTTGTCATTTTCTGTAAGGTTGAAATATTCCAGGGATTGAAAAGCAATTCCTTTCCAGATTAATGTTTTCATTTTGGTTTGGATATGATGTTATTGTTTTGATTCTTTGGGTAAGAAACTTCAGTTACTGTGAAATTCGCCGTTTCCTGATTCTGCTTAAAGTTTCTCTTGCGACACCAAGGAGTGATGCCAGTTGGATAAGAGGAACCCGTTGTACCATTTCAGGATATTTTTTTTCAAGATATTCCAATCTCTCCTGAGCCGAATACAGTTTGAACAGGTTGGCGAATTCCTCCTGTTTAGTTGCAAATTGACGGATGCAGTGACGCCCCAGAGATTCTATTTCAATATATTGTTGTGCAATTGTAAAGAGTATTTCTTTATTAAAGACAACAACATGTAATTCTTCACAAGCCATCATATTGAATTCCGAAGGTTTTCCACTGCCAAAACTACTTATATTGGTAGCAATTTCATTTTCAAAAAAGAAATCAGTATTTTTTGTAATGCCATCTATTTCATAATAAGATTTACAGTATCCTTTATCAATGTAGAATAAAGATTTACATATTTCACCTTCTCTCAGCATCACTTCATTCTTCTTGTATCGTTTTTCAGAAAGAGCTGGCTGAAGTAATGTCCAGCTTTCATCAGAAAATGGGGTAAGAGAACGGATGTAGGTAAGGAGATTTTTCATGGTAAATCTTTGGAAAAGAAATAAGATCTTTCAAAGATGCATATTTTTTATCAAATATTCCGGTCATTGGCTTTTGTAATTAAGTTGTTAATTCCCTTTTTTCGTAAATTTATTAATTCAAAATAAGCTGTAAAAGATTAATTGATAGCCCTATTATGAAAAAACTGATATTCACTTTGTTCTTTATCCCCGTTGTATCTCACGCCCAGCAAACGGTTCAACAGGATCCTGAAATCATCAATTATGTTTCACAGGTAAGTACAGACTCTCTGAAAAGCCATATCAATTCCTTGGTGAGTTTTGGTACGAGGCATACCATGAGTTCCACTACAGACCCTAAAAGAGGAATAGGTGCCGCGAGAAAATGGGTCCTTAAAAAGTTCAGTGACTATTCAAAAAATGCTGGCGATAGAATGGAAGTTTTTCTTCAGAGTCAAACCATTCAGCCGGATGGTAAAAGAATTGACCGTCCTACCGATTTAGGAAATGCTATTGCTATTATCCATGGCACAAATCCTAATGATAAAAGAGTATTTATGATGAGTGGGCATCTGGATTCAAGGGTAAGTGATGTGATGAACTTCAAAGACAATGCTCCGGGGGCTAATGATGATGGAAGCGGGGTAGCAGCATTGATTGAAAGTGCAAGAATATTAAGTAAATCTAAATTTTCTGCCAGTATTGTATTGGTTGCTTTTTCCGGAGAAGAACAGGGTTTGTTGGGATCAAAGATGCTGGCTGAGAAAGTAGCTAATGAAGCTTGGCAACTTGAAGCCTTGCTAAATAATGATATGATTTCCAATAATCTCAGCAGTGATACAAATTTGATTAATACCCATCAGTTGAGAGTTTTCTCCGAAGGACTGCCTCAATATGAACTGGATAAAAAAGCACAGGATATCAGGAAATTCGGATTAGAAAATGATGGAGAACCAAGACAGCTGGCAAGATATATTAAAGAAATAGGGGAGCGGTATGTGGATAATCTTCAGGTCAAATTAATTTACAGAAACGACCGTTTTTTGAGAGGCGGAGACCATACACCATTCGTTGAAAAAGGATTTTCTGCTGTACGGCTGACGGAATTTAACGAGAACTTCGATCATCAGCACCAAGATATCAGAAAAGAAAATGGAGTGCAGTATGGAGACTTACCGGAATTTATGGATTTTGACTATTTTAAAAAGAATGTAGGCGTGAATATTGCGGTTCTGGCCAACCTGGCAAAGTCACCTTCAAAACCTGAAAATGTGAAAATAGAAGTCACCAAACTTACCAACTTTACAGATCTTTCCTGGGAAAAACCCAAATCGGGAGATATAACGGGATATTATGTTTTGATGCGTGAAACAGATGCTTCTACATGGCAGAAAAAACTCTTTACCAAAGAAACTTTGATGAAGCTGCCTTATTCTAAAGACAATTATTTTTTTGCTGTACAAGCTGTAAATGCTTCAGGAAACGAAAGCCTGATCGTTTTACCAAAAGTTAAATAAAAGAACAGAAATTTAGCTTTTATCATTAACCCGGTATCCATTGGCTTTAGCCAAAACCTAAAATATTCACTGGTTTATTCTACATCCAATGTCATAAAAAGAGCAATTTCATCAGATTGGTCATATAATCTCGTATTCAATCCGGTAATATTGAATCCCATTCTTCTGTAAAACTGTATGGCAGGATAATTTGTGTTCTGGGTCTCCAGTTCAATCACCCGGCAGTTTAGTTTTCTTGCTTCTTTGATGGCATTTTTAATCAGCATGATTCCCAGCCCTTGTCTTCTGTACTTTTCATTAACCAGAATGTTTTCAATGTAAAAACTATTGTTCCAGGTTCTGTGTTCACAAATGATCCAGCCTTGAAGTTCATTCTCTGCAAATACTCCGAAAGAGGAATCTTTTTCAATAATCATATTAAGTTCATCAATATCATCGGAACCGGTTTCCCAGATTTTAGTGTAAGATAATTTTTTCTCTCTCAGAGTAAACTCAAAGTTACTGCTAAGCTCTATTGAAGAAACAGAGTAAATAATATCAGTAGAATATCCATTTTGACCCCATTTTATGCTAGGATTGGAAGTTAGTTTTTGTAATTTTTTTATTTCCACAGAAGAATGTTTTATTGAATTTCAGTACAGATCTCTACAAGATAATTATTGGGATCTTTAATGTAAGCCGTCTTTTGTCCCCAAGGTTTTACGGTAATCTTCTCATACAGAATTGCTCCATTTTTAACTGCTTTTTCTACCAAATTCTCTACATCGTCTGTCACAAATCCAAGTTCAATTCCGAAAGGTTTTTCTTCAGCTTGTGAAAGGAGGAATCCTTTTTTAATATTAGAGCTGGCCAATTCAACAGAGGCGAAAGATAGGGTGGTTTCTCCTGTAATCAATTCACCATAATCTTTTTCCGGAGTGATGAATTTGATCTCAGCATTAAACGTATTTTTGTAGAAATTCATCGCTGATTCCACATTTTCTACATATAGAATGACATATTTAAACTTAATCATAACTATGATATTTAAAGGTGTTTTTTGAATTAAATCTGTTTTATTTTTTATTTAAAATATATTCTTCATCTACCATCAATTCAACGTAAGGACCATTTTGAGGATAATATTTTACCCCTTCCAAATGACCAAAATGAATAGGATGTTTTTTAGTAAGCTGTCTGACCTTATTTCCAAACGAGCTGAGATTGACTGTTTGAATTGAGTCTCCTTTCTGACGGCCATTCGAAAAGAAAAGCATCAGATTACAATGACTGTTAAAGTCATGATCATTATAATAGAATACATTGATGTTTTCTTCCCGGCAGATAGAACCCAGATCATTGATGAAAATTTTTTTATCTGCTAAAGGAAGGTTGCAGTCAATTCTTATAGAAAGGTTTTCAGCATTATTCTTTTTAAAATCTGAACCTACAATCTGTATAAAACGATGCTCATTATTTTCAAATTGGTCTCTTTCTGCATGATAAGTTTTAGTAGAAAGTGATTTAAATGGAATGCTGGAATCCAATAATAAAGCATTTTCACAAATCAAAAGGTCTTCTATCTCAAGAGCAAACTGAAAATAAAAATCAAAAAGCATATGATCTCCAATACTGATGATAAGCTGGTTTTCACTGATGTTAAGATGTAAAAAAGTTTTTTTAAACCTGGCTTTCAATGATTCCAATTTTTTGATAAGATCATCCATATGATCAACCTGAACTCTTGCTGCTAATTCTGCTTCATTATCCGCATGTCCGCCATATCCCTCAAAAAAATTAAAAAATTTGAAATGATACAAGTTTTCGGGAAATTTAAAGTACCAGTATACTCCGAGAATCATGATGAATTTTTGTTGAGAATTGAATAAATATCAAATTTAAATAAAATTTCACGTTCTAAGACATTCAAAACCCCTAAATTTGTGAACAATAAAATTTTACTTGGATGCTTAGGAACATTTCAATTGCGGCAGCTACTTTCTTGTCCGTAGTTACAATTAATGCGCAGAAGAACAGAAATTCTCAACTTGAAAGACCTAAATTGGTCGTAGGGCTGGTAGTAGACCAGATGCGTTGGGACTATTTATACCGTTTTTATAATAAATATGGCAATGACGGTTTCAAAAGACTTTTGAATACAGGATATTCTTTAAATAACGTACATATTCCTTATGTTCCTACCATTACAGCTCTAGGACATACTTGTATCTACACCGGATCTGTACCTGCAATTCACGGAATTGCCGGAAACGACTGGACAGATAAAGAAACAGGGAAAGGAGTATATTGTACTGCCGATGATAGTGTTCAGCCGGTAGGTACAACCAATACAAAGACAGGAAGCCATTCTCCTAAAAACCTGTGGTCTACGACAGTAACTGATGAGTTGAGACTGGCAACGAACTTTCAGGGAAAAGTAATCGGAGTTTCTTTAAAAGACAGAGCTTCTATTCTTCCTGCAGGTCACACACCAAACGGAGCTTTTTGGTTTGACGACAGCACCGGGAATTTCATCACTAGCACATGGTATATGAATGATCTTCCTCAGTGGGTGAAATCATTTAACTCACAGAATTTACCAGAAAAATTGGTAGCTAACGGTTGGAATACTTTACTTCCGATTAATCAATATACGGAAAGCGCACCAGACAATTCTCCTTGGGAAGGACTATTAGGAAGCGCAAAAACACCTACATTCCCTTACAATGATCTTGCAAAAGATTATCAGACCAAAAAAGACAACATCCGTTATACACCTTTCGGAAATACGTTGACCTTGAAATTGGCTGAAGCTTCTGTAGAAGGTGAAAAATTGGGTGGTGATGCCATTACAGACTTTTTAGCGATCAACCTGGCTTCTACAGATTATGCCGGACATAAATTCGGTCCAAACTCTATTGAAGTGGAAGATGTTTATATCAGATTAGATCAGGATTTAGCACAATTCTTCAACTACCTGGATTCTAAAGTAGGAAAAGGAGAGTATACTGTTTTCCTTTCTGCTGATCACGGTGGAGCACATTCTGTAGGATTCTTAAAAGAGCATAAAATCCCAACTGGTTTCTTTGGAGAAGGCGCTGAAAAGAATCTTAACCAAAAGTTGAAAGATAAATTCGGAGCGGATAAATTAATCAACGCCATAGATAACTATCAGATTTATTTTGACAGAAAAGTATTGGCAGACAGCAAACTTGAATTGGATGATGTAAGAAACTTCGCAGTTAAAGAGTTAGAAAAAGATCCTACTGTATTATATGCAGTTTCTGTAGATAGAGTGGCTGAATCAAGCATTCCGGAACCTATTAAACAAAGAATTATCAACGGAATTAACAGGCAGAGAAGTGGTGATATCCAATTAATCTCTCACGATTCTATGCTTCCTCCATATTCTAAAACAGGAACTACCCACAGTGTATGGAATTCTTATGATTCACATATTCCATTGATTTTTATGGGCTGGGGAGTGAAGCAGGGAGAAAGCAATAAAGCTTATCATATGACAGATATTGCTCCTACTGTTTCTTCATTACTGAAAATTCAGTTCCCAAGTGGAAGTGTTGGAAATCCAATTACTGAAGTTATGGGTAAATAAGCTGAATAACATATACACAAAAAAAACATTCCATTTTGGAATGTTTTTTTTGTGCACATAAATTATGGAGTGTGTATGATCTGTTGGATCTCTTTTTGAAAGTTTTTATTCTGTTTTGTGATTCTTACAATAAAATATAGTAAAATAGGGATAAGAATGCTGGCGATCACAAAAGACAGAATATTCATATAATAATACTGAGATTTCAGTTTTTGGCTTTTTACAGACGTTTCTTTGTTGTGATTATCTATGACTTGGTTGATGGATGACAGCTCGTTTTGCTTTCTCTTAAATTTCATTTCAAAGTATTTCTTATTGTACAGCTGGTATTGGTCCTGCTGTCCCATAGCGAGGTAGTTATTGGCCATCTCATTGTAAATTCCTTCATTCAAAATAATATCACCTGTATTTTTACTAAGATTTTCAGCCTTTATCAAAAGATTGATGGCGGTTTGATTCTCATGTTTTTGTTTATATACTTCAGACATTCCTTTTAGTGCGAATGCCTCCAGGCTTTTGGCATTATTTCGCTGGGCACAATCTGTTGACTGCAAAAATGCCTGTTGGGCCTTATCAATTTGATTGAGATTAAGATAACAATAGCCAATATTGTAATACACCACACTCATATTAGAATAAGTAGTTTTCTTTGCCGGCACTTTTTCAAAGTTTTCTATAGAGATCAAAAACTTTTCCAGGGCTATGTCAGGATTGGACTGGCTTTTATAAATCATTCCTTTTATGGCATAGATTGTGGCTGTTTCTATATATTTTTCGGGAGTTTTTTCAGGGATTTTGGCCAGATATTGATCTGCTTCATTCAATGTTTCAAGGCTTTT of the Chryseobacterium capnotolerans genome contains:
- a CDS encoding malate dehydrogenase; protein product: MKVTVVGAGAVGASCAEYIAMKNFCSEVVLVDIKEGFAEGKAMDLMQTASLNGFDTKITGTTGDYSKTAGSHVAVITSGIPRKPGMTREELIGINAGIVKEVTENLVKHSPEVIIIVVSNPMDTMAYLVHKTSGLPKHKIIGMGGALDSARFKYRLAEALEAPISDVDGMVIAAHSDTGMLPLLSKATRNGVPVTEFLNDDQQKYVIEETKVGGATLTKLLGTSAWYAPGAAVSVMVQAIACDQKKMIPCSLMLEGEYGQNDICLGVPAIIGANGVESIVNVTLTAEEQLKFAEAANAVREVNGDLKF
- a CDS encoding DUF1963 domain-containing protein encodes the protein MDNRIQEIKDKIEKPATEFFTGGFRPLNILEESWIGRVFAYAEDEEIPLDKNGDPMMPLIQFYLPNQPFVPEQIKDKKLITVFISQDFPETFEKMGENWLIREYDSLENIIIKDLQSPVSYLKPFPLRSELYPKDAPLWDGGGIEDIDYKLISEIVKLEREGHFNSYYNIIKHCYSTKLGGYPSFCQPGIGFKDGFGEGFEFVFQVSSDNKAQLNVIDSGSFMFAKNKETGEWSLYYDFY
- a CDS encoding putative glycolipid-binding domain-containing protein, encoding MKTLIWKGIAFQSLEYFNLTENDKNLIVESKIIGFYEDKMYTVDYQLIIDLNWNIFEFIIESEVNTIKNKLTGRKLQNEWEINNVINPDFNGFPFIDISLTPFTNTLPINNLKLAENDTQQIKVIYIDVLNNLIKPVTQQYTRIATYTYHYNNLQTDFKSDILVDENGLVVNYPGLFDKIAEI
- a CDS encoding Crp/Fnr family transcriptional regulator; translation: MKNLLTYIRSLTPFSDESWTLLQPALSEKRYKKNEVMLREGEICKSLFYIDKGYCKSYYEIDGITKNTDFFFENEIATNISSFGSGKPSEFNMMACEELHVVVFNKEILFTIAQQYIEIESLGRHCIRQFATKQEEFANLFKLYSAQERLEYLEKKYPEMVQRVPLIQLASLLGVARETLSRIRKRRISQ
- a CDS encoding M28 family metallopeptidase, translating into MKKLIFTLFFIPVVSHAQQTVQQDPEIINYVSQVSTDSLKSHINSLVSFGTRHTMSSTTDPKRGIGAARKWVLKKFSDYSKNAGDRMEVFLQSQTIQPDGKRIDRPTDLGNAIAIIHGTNPNDKRVFMMSGHLDSRVSDVMNFKDNAPGANDDGSGVAALIESARILSKSKFSASIVLVAFSGEEQGLLGSKMLAEKVANEAWQLEALLNNDMISNNLSSDTNLINTHQLRVFSEGLPQYELDKKAQDIRKFGLENDGEPRQLARYIKEIGERYVDNLQVKLIYRNDRFLRGGDHTPFVEKGFSAVRLTEFNENFDHQHQDIRKENGVQYGDLPEFMDFDYFKKNVGVNIAVLANLAKSPSKPENVKIEVTKLTNFTDLSWEKPKSGDITGYYVLMRETDASTWQKKLFTKETLMKLPYSKDNYFFAVQAVNASGNESLIVLPKVK
- a CDS encoding GNAT family N-acetyltransferase, which gives rise to MEIKKLQKLTSNPSIKWGQNGYSTDIIYSVSSIELSSNFEFTLREKKLSYTKIWETGSDDIDELNMIIEKDSSFGVFAENELQGWIICEHRTWNNSFYIENILVNEKYRRQGLGIMLIKNAIKEARKLNCRVIELETQNTNYPAIQFYRRMGFNITGLNTRLYDQSDEIALFMTLDVE
- a CDS encoding VOC family protein is translated as MIKFKYVILYVENVESAMNFYKNTFNAEIKFITPEKDYGELITGETTLSFASVELASSNIKKGFLLSQAEEKPFGIELGFVTDDVENLVEKAVKNGAILYEKITVKPWGQKTAYIKDPNNYLVEICTEIQ
- the pafA gene encoding alkaline phosphatase PafA, translated to MLRNISIAAATFLSVVTINAQKNRNSQLERPKLVVGLVVDQMRWDYLYRFYNKYGNDGFKRLLNTGYSLNNVHIPYVPTITALGHTCIYTGSVPAIHGIAGNDWTDKETGKGVYCTADDSVQPVGTTNTKTGSHSPKNLWSTTVTDELRLATNFQGKVIGVSLKDRASILPAGHTPNGAFWFDDSTGNFITSTWYMNDLPQWVKSFNSQNLPEKLVANGWNTLLPINQYTESAPDNSPWEGLLGSAKTPTFPYNDLAKDYQTKKDNIRYTPFGNTLTLKLAEASVEGEKLGGDAITDFLAINLASTDYAGHKFGPNSIEVEDVYIRLDQDLAQFFNYLDSKVGKGEYTVFLSADHGGAHSVGFLKEHKIPTGFFGEGAEKNLNQKLKDKFGADKLINAIDNYQIYFDRKVLADSKLELDDVRNFAVKELEKDPTVLYAVSVDRVAESSIPEPIKQRIINGINRQRSGDIQLISHDSMLPPYSKTGTTHSVWNSYDSHIPLIFMGWGVKQGESNKAYHMTDIAPTVSSLLKIQFPSGSVGNPITEVMGK
- a CDS encoding tetratricopeptide repeat protein, with translation MKLRLKIFSLFLLSFIVINGQSTTDASLLKKAKLEIYDNPEKAIRIGKQLLKKDNSLKTSIEIYMLLSTANVAKRNFEESLKYILKAKELSQKTNDAKSQVSVLVSVAIQYQQMELFSKSLETLNEADQYLAKIPEKTPEKYIETATIYAIKGMIYKSQSNPDIALEKFLISIENFEKVPAKKTTYSNMSVVYYNIGYCYLNLNQIDKAQQAFLQSTDCAQRNNAKSLEAFALKGMSEVYKQKHENQTAINLLIKAENLSKNTGDIILNEGIYNEMANNYLAMGQQDQYQLYNKKYFEMKFKRKQNELSSINQVIDNHNKETSVKSQKLKSQYYYMNILSFVIASILIPILLYFIVRITKQNKNFQKEIQQIIHTP